The genomic stretch CCACGCGAAGCACATGACGATGTTCGAGAGGGTCAGCAGGAGGGTGACCTTGAGGAAGAGGGGGCTGGGCATGACTGGCGTGTGACCCGGTCGGAGGGGGTGGGAATCAAGGCTGGGCGGGAGCGGGCGCCGGGGCCGGAGGCGCGTCCTTGTGGGGACGGAGCGGGCTGATGGTCAGGATGATGCCGTCGCCGGTGCTGTTCTGCTCGATGAGGAGGAGGACGGTGTAGTTGCCGGGGACGCCTTTCGGCTTGGCGCGGAAGCCGTAGGGGAGGACGCGCTCCCCGACGGGGTTGTTGAAGGAACGGCTCGGGTCTTTCGACCAGCCGATCGGCTCGTAATCGAGGGTCCGCTTGACGTAGTCGAGGAGGGCGGGGTCGTTCTTGAAGAAGGGCTCGGCGTCCTCGAGGAAGGCGACGCTGGTCCCGGCGGCGTGGACGGTGAGGGGGAGGGCGACGCCCAGGAGTCCCAGCAGAGTCAGGGGAAGAATCCGAAGGAGGGGAACGTTCATGGGGATAGGATCGACTGGCGCGGAGGGTTTGTCCACTCCGCGCCAGGGCGATGGCAGCGAATTACCGCTTGATGATCTGGCGGAGGACGTAGGGGAGGATGCCGCCGTGCTGGAAGTAATCGACCTCGATGGCGGTGTCGATCCGGCAGATGACGGGGACGACGTCGACCTTGCCGCTGGCGCGGGTGATCTCGAGGGTGAGCTTCTGGCGGGGCTTCACGTCGTTGCTGAGGCCCTTGATGGAGTAGACCTCGGTGCCGTCGAGGCCGAGGGTCTTCGCGTTGGTCCCTTCCTCGAAGTTGAGGGGAAGGACGCCCATGCCGACGAGGTTCGAGCGGTGGATGCGCTCGAAGCTCTCGGTGATGACGGCCTTGACGCCGAGGAGGCGGGTTCCCTTCGCCGCCCAGTCGCGGGAGCTGCCGGTGCCGTATTCCTGCCCCGCGATGATGACGAGGGGGGTGCCGGCGGCCTGGTATTTGATCGAGGCGTCGTAGATGGCGAGGGTCTCGCCGTCGGGCTGGTGCTTCGTGACGCCGCCTTCGGTGCCGGGGACCATGAGGTTCTTGATCCGGACGTTGGCGAAGGTGCCGCGGGTCATGACGCGGTCGTTGCCGCGGCGGGCGCCGTAGCTGTTGAAGTCTTCCTGGGCGACGCCGTTGTCGAGGAGGTATTTCCCGGCGGGGGAGCTCTTCTTGATGTTGCCGGCGGGGGAGATGTGGTCGGTGGTCACCGAGTCGCCGAAGATGCCGAGAGGGCGGGCGCCGATGATGTCGGTGATCGTCCCGGCTTCGAGGCCGAAGTCGGTGAAGAAGGGGGGCTCCTGGATGTAGGTGCTCTTCTCGTTCCAGGCGTAGGTCTCGCCGATGCTGCCGGGGATCTCGTTCCAGGCGGGGTTCTGCGAGGCGAAGTCCTTGTAGAGGGAGCGGAACGACTCGGGATGGATCGAGCTCTGCATGAGGTCCCGGATCTCGCCGAGGGTCGGCCAGAGGTCCTTCAGGAAGACGGGCTGGCCGTCCTTGCCGGTCCCGATCGGATCGGTGTCCATGTTGATGTCGACGCGGCCCGCCAGCGCGAAGGCGACGACGAGGGGGGGCGACATGAGGAAGTTCGCGCGGATGTTCTGGTGGACGCGGGCCTCGAAGTTCCGGTTCCCGGAGAGGACCGAGGCGGCGACGAGGTCGTTCTTCACGATCGAATCCTCGATGGCGGGGTCGAGCGGGCCGGAGTTGCCGATGCAGGTGGTGCAGCCGTAACCGACGGTCTGGAAGCCGAGCTGGTCGAGGTAGGGGGTGAGGCCCGCCTTGTTGAAGTAGTCGGTGACGATGCGGGAGCCGGGGGCGAGGGAGGTCTTCACCGCGGGATTGACGGTGAGGCCCTTCTCGACGGCTTTCTTCGCCAGGAGGCCCGCCGCGATCATGACGGAGGGGTTGCTGGTGTTCGTGCAGCTGGTGATGGCGGCGATGAGGACGCTGCCGTTGCCGACCTTCGCGTCCTTGCCGTTGAAGTTGACGTCGGCGCGGAAGGCGAGGTCCTCGGCCTTCTTGCCGAAGCCGTTTTCGGGGACGGGCTTCGAGAAGGAGGTGGTGAAGGTCTCCTTCAGCTTCGGGAGGGAGATGCGGTCCTGCGGGCGCTTCGGCCCGGCGACGCTCGGGGAGACGTCGGCGAGGTTCAGCTCCAGGTCGGAGGTGTAGACGATGCCGTCGGCCTTCGTCGGGATGCCGAAGAGGCCCTGGGCCTTGTAGTAGTCCTCGAAGAGCTTCACCTGCTCGTCGGTGCGGCCGGTGGCGCGGAGGTAGTTGACCGACTCGGCGTCGATGGGGAAGTAGCCCATCGTCGCGCCGTATTCGGGGGCCATGTTGGCGATGGTGGCGCGGTCGGTGAGGGGGAGGGAGACGGCACCGGGGCCGTAGAACTCGACGAACTTCCCGACGACCTTGAACTTGCGGAGCATCTCGGTGACGTGGAGGGCGAGGTCGGTCGCGGTGACGCCTTCGCGGAGCGCGCCGGTCATGTGGACGCCGACGACCTCGGGGGTGAGGAAGTAGACGGGCTGGCCGAGCATGCCCGCCTCGGCCTCGATGCCGCCGACGCCCCAGCCGACGATGCCGATGCCGTTGATCATCGTGGTGTGGGAATCGGTGCCGACGAGGGTGTCGGGATAGAGGAGGGTCTCGTTGCCCGGGCCCTTGCCGGTGAAGACGCCCTTGGCGAGGTATTCAAGGTTCACCTGGTGGACGATGCCGATGCCGGGGGGGACGACCTTGAAGGTCTCGAAGGCCTGCTGGCCCCACTTCAGGAACTCGTAGCGTTCGCGGTTGCGGATGAACTCGATCTGGAGGTTCTGGGTGAAGGAGGTGGCAGTCCCGGCGTAGTCGACCTGGACGGAGTGGTCGACGACGAGGTCGACGGGGACGAGGGGCTCGATGAGCTTCGGCTCGCGCTTCAGCTTCGCGACGGCGGTGCGCATCGCGGCGAGGTCGACGAGGAGGGGGACGCCGGTGAAGTCCTGGAGGACGACGCGGGCGACGACGAAGGGGATTTCCTCCAGCACGGGGGACTTCGCGTTCCAGTTCGAGAGGACGCGGACGTCATTCTCGCTGACGCGCTTCCCGTCGAAGTTGCGGAGGACCGATTCGAGGACGATGCGGATGCTGACGGGGAGCTTGCTGACAGGAGCGACGCCGGCCTTTTCGAGCGCCGGGAGGGAGTAGTAATGGCCCGTGCCGCCGGAGGGAAGGGGAAGGGTCTTGAGGGTCTCGAACAGGTTGTGGAGGGAGCTCATGTCGTATTGTTTTTAAGCGGTTGGGCGGTGAAAATGCGGTAAGGTTGCAGTTTACTGAGAGAACGGTTTTTTTGGCAATCCCCGATTGCTTTCGATTGCCTTTTGTTACGATTCGGCGTACGGTGCGCATTCGGTTATGAGCCGTGTTCCACACGACGGTTCCAAAGGCGGCCGACAGGCCGCTGCCGCTCACCTCG from Verrucomicrobium sp. GAS474 encodes the following:
- the acnA gene encoding aconitate hydratase AcnA — encoded protein: MSSLHNLFETLKTLPLPSGGTGHYYSLPALEKAGVAPVSKLPVSIRIVLESVLRNFDGKRVSENDVRVLSNWNAKSPVLEEIPFVVARVVLQDFTGVPLLVDLAAMRTAVAKLKREPKLIEPLVPVDLVVDHSVQVDYAGTATSFTQNLQIEFIRNRERYEFLKWGQQAFETFKVVPPGIGIVHQVNLEYLAKGVFTGKGPGNETLLYPDTLVGTDSHTTMINGIGIVGWGVGGIEAEAGMLGQPVYFLTPEVVGVHMTGALREGVTATDLALHVTEMLRKFKVVGKFVEFYGPGAVSLPLTDRATIANMAPEYGATMGYFPIDAESVNYLRATGRTDEQVKLFEDYYKAQGLFGIPTKADGIVYTSDLELNLADVSPSVAGPKRPQDRISLPKLKETFTTSFSKPVPENGFGKKAEDLAFRADVNFNGKDAKVGNGSVLIAAITSCTNTSNPSVMIAAGLLAKKAVEKGLTVNPAVKTSLAPGSRIVTDYFNKAGLTPYLDQLGFQTVGYGCTTCIGNSGPLDPAIEDSIVKNDLVAASVLSGNRNFEARVHQNIRANFLMSPPLVVAFALAGRVDINMDTDPIGTGKDGQPVFLKDLWPTLGEIRDLMQSSIHPESFRSLYKDFASQNPAWNEIPGSIGETYAWNEKSTYIQEPPFFTDFGLEAGTITDIIGARPLGIFGDSVTTDHISPAGNIKKSSPAGKYLLDNGVAQEDFNSYGARRGNDRVMTRGTFANVRIKNLMVPGTEGGVTKHQPDGETLAIYDASIKYQAAGTPLVIIAGQEYGTGSSRDWAAKGTRLLGVKAVITESFERIHRSNLVGMGVLPLNFEEGTNAKTLGLDGTEVYSIKGLSNDVKPRQKLTLEITRASGKVDVVPVICRIDTAIEVDYFQHGGILPYVLRQIIKR